From Candidatus Obscuribacterales bacterium:
GGTTGGCTGATTTTGAACCGCCTAATGGATCGGGTGGAGTATCGCCTGCAGGTGAATGGACGCAACTGTTTATCCCTGGAGGCAACGCTGCCCACTGGCGAGTCTGAAAGCCCAAGCTGATGCCCACGTGATACTTAGATTGCATCCCCATGACTCTTACCATTTCTCTGCAGGCTGAGCATATCCATACCCTCAACCTTTCACCCGCCACGAAGGTGTTGTCTACCCTCAAGGTTCAAGAGGCGATCGCTCAAGCTGGGCAAGCAATTCAGTTTGAACTAGACTATCCCCGCGAACCCGACGACCCCCGCGAACTCTCCGAAATTCCTGAGGTACGCCTGTGGTTTCTGCGACTCGATGCCGAATATCCTTGGCTACCCTTTTGGCTAGATTGGGGCACGGAACTGAGCCGCTATACTGCCATGCTGGTGCCCCATCAATTCAGCC
This genomic window contains:
- a CDS encoding CRR6 family NdhI maturation factor; translated protein: MTLTISLQAEHIHTLNLSPATKVLSTLKVQEAIAQAGQAIQFELDYPREPDDPRELSEIPEVRLWFLRLDAEYPWLPFWLDWGTELSRYTAMLVPHQFSRTEGIQYNPEALELFVMGKTFTLLHWLQQNGIDGRTKI